TTGCCTCATAATGACAATGGTTGCGAAATATCAGTTGTCTTGGTATAACAATTGTCCAAACATAATGGTTGCCTTGATATGTGAAGTATCGGTTCCTTTGTTACAATAATTGTTGAAATATATTGGTTCCTTGATAGAATTCAAAATAAGGGCCGTTCAAAGTATGGTTGTCTTGGTACAATATTTGTCTCGACACAATGGATGCCTTGATCTGCTTTCTTGAAATAGCTATATCTAGCTATATCTCCCAATGATGGTTACAATCATTTCCTAGATGTCATGGTTGTGTTGATATATTCTTGAAATAGCTATATCTTCCATTCTTAGATGTCATGGTTGCCTTGATAGAATCTAAAATAATGGTTCAATATGCTATTTTGAAATATGGCTATCTTGAAAAGATAATTGTTGTGAAAAATCGGTTGCTTTGTTACAATAATTGTTCAAACTTATTGGTTGTATTGATAGAATCCAAAATAATGGTTACTCGAAACCTTGGTTGTTTTGTAACAATAATTATGATCTTGATATGTTGTTAAATGGATGTATTGAAATGATAATTGTTGCAAAATGTTTTATCTAGAAATAATGGGTGCCTGGTGATTTGAAatgttattttgaaatatgacTATCTGAAatgttattttgaaatatggcTATCTTGAAAAGATAATTGTTGTAAAAAATTGGTTGCTTTGTTACCATGATTGTTTAAACTGATTGGTTGTACTGATAGAATCCAAAATAATGGCTCGAAACATTGGTTGTCTTGTAACAATAATTATCCAGATATGGTAATTGTCATGATATGTTGTAATGGGTGCCTTGatagaattcaaaataatggTAGCTTGAAATATTTGTTCTTTGGGATGATATCGATAATTGCCTTGATACAATAATTGTCCGGTTAAAACAGTTGGCTTAATATGCTATTTTGAAATatggatgttcaaaatgtgATTAATGCAAAATATTGGTTTCCTTGTTACCATCATTCCTGGAtggaattattaaaataatgatgcttcaaaataatattggtTGTCTTGgtacaataattttgaaatgataattGTTGCGATAATCAATACTTTGGTACAATAATTGTACCGATATATATAATCGTGTATGTTATTATTGTAAAGTTGATAATCGTGTATGTTATTATTGTAAAgttgatttgaaaattttaattaaaaaatatttgtgtcGTTTGTTTTTTACAATTCTATTTGGTTTGTATTACATATTTAAATCATTCAAGATTTATCTTGTTTGTAATTCAATTCTTAAACAATTGTttttgtcttgagatattttatGAACAGGTAATTTTGTATCAATATGATCATTTTTGCTCCTATATCAAATGTGATAATAAAATAGTTCAAGTAAAagtgagattcaaatcacttcacaacaagattttaaactttttataaatattgtaaattatttgaatgCATCCACCTCGTTTAATGTTTATGACTAATTTGAAAGATGCAAATTTGAGAGGTATTAATCTTGTCATTTTTTCTGATGGTAATGTTAGTATATCCAGCTTAGTTTGTGCTATATTTTTCACGTGTACCCTGTGTCATGATCCTACTTTTTCAACCTCGCAATGTCATGATCTTGACTTGCTCACGAAGTTTTgaggtttttctttcatctttatGGCTTCATCGAACCTTAGTCATCTAGCTTGACTTTACCTCTATTCGGACCATCTCATGTGTATTGTCGCATCTCATTTTGGTTCCCAATTGACATGGCCATCATGTTTTTATGTCATCTTAAGTCCCAGGATGTCATCAATCAACTTAGCTTGCTTTGTCATATTCATGAGAACGCGTCCAAGTGTCGTTCATAACATTAAGACATCCTAAACATCCATCCAAGTTCTATGAGACATTAGACCCTCTTGATGTCTATGCCATATTAATTATTGTCTCTGTACTGAAAAATTGGTGCATAATCCAACCTCCAACACATGGACGAAGGTACAATGTTGACACACTCATGTCGTCTGACATTGTCTTTGTactcatttcaaaggaagtcgcccaAGACACTTTATCGCAACACTCGCCCTCACTTTGACGTACTCATGTGTCATAGGGTAACTTGCTTAGGCCACAAAGCCCAGTGGTAGTAGAAAGTTGATATCATGCTTCCCTTAAGATATATTTTGAGGCAAACAATCATGCAGTATCATGGACATGATTTTAGCAAACGGTCATACTATATTGTGGAGCGTttgattgacaccaaattttggcaacctttcatatttcatatgaacGAATTAAACTTTTGAGTTGCATGCCCAAATTCCCTTGGGAACCTTGACATTCAAGGTTAAGACTCAAGATCCTACCCAACCCACTTTATAGTGTATAAAGGATACTATGTTATCCTCTCCAATCACATCATGACACCATACAGATGGGTGTCACTTAAGAGTTGTCATTTTGCTTATTGCTACGTGAGGGTCATAACCTATCTTCACACTATGGTTGTGACACCTTACATGTCCGTGAGTGTGTGCATGTCAAGCCCTACCTTGTGCATGTCATACCAACACCTCCACCACCCTTGCTCGTGCACACCATGGTAATGTTAGTATTTTCAACTCAATTCAAGCTATACTTTCCTCAATTTTTCGTGCATTATGTATgttcaatttttaatgtttcgataatattttataaactaaatataatataattccCTAacctaatttctaaaaaattaaaattatgtattaCAATATAGTCTTTCAcgcttaatatatataaagtgaGTATATAAGGTGAGTAAGGTAAAGTCAAGTCAGAGAgtaattttcatctttcacCCAATTTAGCtatcaaaaatatcttttaacttCCTACAATTTCTAATCATGATTCAAACATTAAGCTCATGCAATgaatctactatatatatatatacagtaAAAACACATATGTGGAGTATTTATGAGAGGTCCCCATATATATGTGAAGTATTTATGTtggattatattataaaaacaaaaacacataCATGTTcgattcatatatatatatatgtgtgtgaaGTACTAATGTtggattatattataaaaaacgAAAACACATATATGTTCGATTTATTATACGAAcgaagaaaaggggaaaaaatatttaaaaactatacAACTGATCACcatctccaaaaataaataatttgagcTTCCATTCCAAACAATCTATAATACTTTAGTTTTTCAATgcattatttatgtttatagaAATGGCAATAATGCTAGTCACTATCGCCAGAATTACCATTATGGAAGCAACCACCTTATCCTTCCTTGTTGCTATTCCATTCACATCCCTGCATCGCCaaacaaattttgttaaaaacaGAATACAATCCTACTCtatatttatgaaaagaaCACAtaagaaaacataataaagTATTACTTGGATAGTTTCTAAAGATCGAAATCATCTAATGCTTTTTACAAACATGATTTTTGGACCTAAAAACTTGatcttttaaaatgttgtaGTACCTGAGTGCAATAGCGCCAGGAAAGATGAAGGCGAGACAAGCAGCTGAAGTTGAGCCCatgaattgaaaaatgtaCCATATATTTGGGAATGTTATTGCAGCCAGGTAGGAGAAAACCAACAAAGCCATTGTAATGCCCATAAACCTTCTTTCATTTGTCACCAAAGAAGCCTCCTTATTTGGGAACAGAAATTCATTGATGTTGGACCTCAGTGGGAAGTTTTGCACAGGGAAAACCAGCATCAGATGAATTGCATAGCTTAATCGAACCACATCATTCAACAAAGCCCCCGTTGCATCAACACTCTCATCAAAGTTCATCAGAATATCCGACATTAACGAGTCCCCAAACAGGAGATACCCAAAAATCCCGATCAGGAAGTAGATCACGGCGCAGAGAAGGAGTGCGATCCGAACTGCAGTGATCATGCTCGATGGCTTTCGAAGCTCAGAACTTATCGGATGAACTGCATGATTGtcgagagaaaagaaagaatccacTTATCAATATGAATGAGctcaaaaaaaattctaaaaaaatgtataataacATAGACTAATGTCTAGAAAGATATCAAATCTAAATAACAGAAAAAAGGGTGGTGGGGCTCAATACGATCAAGGATTTGGGAACATGTCACATAAAATCAATCTATTTTGTCCATAAAACTGAAAACTAACGGACTCTTTCTTCACATGTGGTGGCAAATTAAAACAGGCAAAACTAGCGAAATTAACCAAAATGAGAGTCGACGGGTCGGTTCGACCTGAAATGGGTCTATTTTGATTTACTAAACTGTAAAAACCAATCAAAATTGGTCGATTTGGAGTAGTATTATTACCGAATAGTAAACCAAACCAACCAAAAGTAttagaacaaaaatcaaatggcCACCCACCCCCTGCCCCACATGCACATAAACTATATTCCATAAGCCTCACATGCTTGACTTCTAATACAACAAGtagattaaaatatcaatattattaaaaaaattattcatattatattcacattaatgatattttttataatctaaTTAAATGGTGGATTCAATGTCTACAAAAATGTGATCTAATATTCTAATTCTAACACCTTAGTAGCACACACAATAATTTAATGCGGTTCGGTTCGAAAGAGAGCCGATCGAACCAAACCGTCCAAAGCATAAGGGTTCGTAGTTCTGTTTACCATTGAAATGGAAAGTGAAGGCTGTGACAAGGACTGGTACAGCTGTGAAGAGGTTGAGGAAGGAGGTTTCGTTGTCCAGCTCCGGTACCAATCTGGTGCTCTTCGTTTTTCCTTGAACGATCGCTATGATCGCCATTACAGAGCTTATCCCAACAAAAACCACGGCCAGAACAAATGACACGAACGAACTGAATCTCAGAGAATCTGAAACACATTGCAGAAATCCAAAACCACCGCAATTAAAGCAAGAACGAAGAAAATTGGAAGTTCATCAGTTTAATTGATTCGATAGTTTCTAGTTACTAACCGACTCGTCGGAGAAGAACCAGAGGAAGTAGAATGAAGACGGCAGTGAACAGGATAGAGAACTCTCTGGCGTTCCACCAGTGATTCCCAAACCATTCTTGCAAAACTCCCAAATGTACTTGTCCCCCTTCCTTGTTACCGGAGAATACATCCCCTGAAAACTCCACAGACCACATGAACACAGATCAATTTTACAAGATCAATTACGAGAATAAATCGGAAGTAATCTCGatttcgaaagaaaaaaaaagaagagaatcgAAAATAATATTCGATTTCACGAATCATTTCCCTAAAATCCATGACCACCACGCCAATCAGATTCAGCCCTAATTCCAGCCCATTAAACTACAAAACGACTAAAATCAACACGCGATTGAGATCTTTGAAGTCCAAAATAGACTTACCTATTATTATCTGGTACATAATTAAGCAACCAAGATTGGTAATCATGATACAGACTTGCGTAGCAACCGAACCAATTGTGCCGAACGATTCCTTCATCAGGCTAGCATAGGTCGTCGAGTCGCCGGAATGTGTGAATCTGAGCAAAAGCTCCACCGATATGTCAGTCAAGAAAGCGACGAACACGATCAGGACGAGGGCGGGGATTATGCCGAGCACCTTTAGAGCAAAGGGAATCGACATGATTCCAGCGCCAATTATGCTGGTCGCGACATTAAACACGGCGCCGGAGACCGAAGCAGTCCTTGTGGACGGATTCACCGTTGACAGGAGAGGTATGTTTTCCGGCACCGGCGACATCCCGGCGGCGAGTCGATGATAAAccgaagaagatgaagagaagaaaaaaaacaaaagatgtcAAATCTCGTCTTACGCGGCGTATGGCGGTGTGTCTAATGTGTCATATATGTATTGGAACAAAATGGAGATacgaaattaccaaaatacctcTAAATTATTCAACAACTTATTAAACATAGATCATTTCCAGTACTACAAAAATACTCACTTTTCCCgtttatgttataaatatatctttatAATTAACCGTTCAACCCCGACTTAGGCATTAATGTCAAAGTAACGTCGTTCGGGTTAACCAATCCCTCAATGATATATAACAACTCTTTTCAACAGCTCCATAGTATAACGTGGTTTTGTTGCCAGAAATACAGGTGAATGTCGATGTCATTAAGTGTCGAATCTGGATTTTAAATCCTAAACTGAATTTTGGGTAGGTGGGTATTACACCGATCATCCTCTAGCCAACTTTTCTataccatattttttttttcttttcttaatgctaatgaatattaatgaaatttgacTCATTTATTGAAGCAATAAGAGATAACATAAGTCTAATTCTTTATGAGGTGAGATAGATTCGTTAATTTTGGGACCATTTCAATAATGATGTTCAATTTTCTTCACTGACACGTCTTGTTCGGtaacttcatttttaat
This genomic window from Cucurbita pepo subsp. pepo cultivar mu-cu-16 chromosome LG01, ASM280686v2, whole genome shotgun sequence contains:
- the LOC111789772 gene encoding amino acid transporter AVT6C-like; translation: MSPVPENIPLLSTVNPSTRTASVSGAVFNVATSIIGAGIMSIPFALKVLGIIPALVLIVFVAFLTDISVELLLRFTHSGDSTTYASLMKESFGTIGSVATQVCIMITNLGCLIMYQIIIGDVFSGNKEGGQVHLGVLQEWFGNHWWNAREFSILFTAVFILLPLVLLRRVDSLRFSSFVSFVLAVVFVGISSVMAIIAIVQGKTKSTRLVPELDNETSFLNLFTAVPVLVTAFTFHFNVHPISSELRKPSSMITAVRIALLLCAVIYFLIGIFGYLLFGDSLMSDILMNFDESVDATGALLNDVVRLSYAIHLMLVFPVQNFPLRSNINEFLFPNKEASLVTNERRFMGITMALLVFSYLAAITFPNIWYIFQFMGSTSAACLAFIFPGAIALRDVNGIATRKDKVVASIMVILAIVTSIIAISININNALKN